The Streptomyces sp. NBC_00162 sequence AGGTCCAGCCCGGGCGGGAACTCCAGCAGCAGGGCCGTCGCGAACAGCTCGGGGTGCCCGTCGGGGGCGGCCGCCGCGTCCGACGCCAGCCGCCGGTTCAGCCGGGCCGCGACCGCCGCCAGTTCGGCGTCGTCGAGCACCGCCTCCCGGAAGGCCCCGAGCAGCGCGGCCACCGTGCCGACCGCCGCCAGGCCGTGGCCCTGTACGTCCCCGACCAGCGCCCGGACCCCGTACGGCCCGGCCCGTACGTCGTACAGGTCGCCGCCGACCAGGGTGCCGCGCTGCGCCGCCCGGTAGAGGCCGGAGCAGCGCACCGGACCCACCCGTTCCGCCAGCGGCGGGAGGACCGCCAGCTGAGCGGCCTCCGCCACCGTCCGTACGCTGACGAGCTGCGCGTCCCGGCGCCGCCGGACCCAGGCGATCACCACGCTCAGCAGCCCGATGACGGCCACCGTGGCCAGGTCCGTCCCCCGGGCGTGGCCGATGCCGAGGGAGGGCGCCCCGAGCAGCACGAGGACGATGGCGGCGAAGATCGCGGTCCCGCCCGGCCCGTACGCGAAGGCGGCCACCGGTGGCAGACCGGCCAGGAAGAAGCCGAGCTCCACATCGCCCGGGGTGAGCAGCTGCGCGAGGACGAGCCCCACCAGGGCCGCCGCAGGCGCGATCCGGGCCCAGCGCGGCGGCGGCTCCCCGTGCAGCCGGCCCGGTTCCTCGCGTCCGCGTCTCACCCCTCCACCCTGGTACCGGGGCCAGGTGCGCGCACCCCGGACCGGTCCGCCGGGTGGCCCGGCGCGGCACGTGCCACGACAGTGGTGGCGTGACGGAAGACGATGCCTCCGGGGAGCCGGGACGCAAGGCCCCGACGAGGGCGCACCTCGAGGCCCACGGCGGCGGCAGCAGCGGTGACGGGTCGCAGAGCGCGGAGATCAGCACGCGGCTGAACTGGCTGCGCGCGGGGGTGCTCGGCGCCAACGACGGGATCATCTCCACCGCGGGCCTGGTGGTCGGCGTGGCCGGGGCCACCACCTCGCGCGCGGCGATCCTGGCGGCGGGCGTCGCCGGGCTGCTGGCGGGCTCGCTGTCGATGGCGGCGGGGGAGTACGTGTCGGTCAGCTCGCAGCGGGACTCCGAACAGGCCGCGCTGGAGCTGGAACGCCGGGAGCTGGCCGAGGAGCCGGAGGCGGAGCTCGAGGAGCTCACCGACCTGCTCGCCGCGCGCGGGCTGAGCCGGCGGCTGGCCCGGGAGGCCGCCGAGCAGCTGACGGAACGGGACGCGCTGCGGGCCCATGCCCGGGTGGAGCTCGGCATCAACCCCGACGAGCTGGCCAACCCGTGGCACGCGGCCTTCGCCAGCTTCGTCGCCTTCACGGTGGGCGCGCTGCTCCCGCTGCTGGCGATCGTCCTCACCGACGCGTCCGTCAGGGTCCCGGTGACGGCGGCGGCCGTCCTGGCGGCGCTCACCCTGTGCGGCGTGATCAGCTCCCGGCTGGGCGGCGCGCCCGCGCTCCGCGCGGTCCTGCGCAACGTCGCGGGCGGCGCCCTGGCCATGGCCGTCACCTACGCGGTGGGCACCTGGCTCGGCACGACCGCCTGAGCCCGGCAGGATGGGGGCATGCGTATCGCGGTCACCGGTTCCACCGGTCTCATCGGCAGCGCCCTCGTGCGGTCCCTCCGGGCGGACGGGCACGAGGTGGTGCGGTTCGTGCGCCGCCCGCCCGCCTCAGGCGACGAGGCGCGGTGGGATCCCGCAGGGGGGTACGTCGATCCCGCCGGGCTGGCCGGGTGCGCGGCTGTCGTGCACCTGGCCGGGGCCGGGGTGGGGGAGCACCGCTGGACCTCCGCGTACAAGAAGGAGATCCGGGACAGCCGGGTGCTCGGCACGGCCGCCCTCGCCCGGGCCCTCGCCGCGCTCGGCGAGCCGCCCGCCGTGTTCGTCAGCGGTTCCGCGGTCGGCTATTACGGGGACACCGGCGACCGGGCCGTCGACGAGGACGCCCCGGCCGGGCACGGCTTCCTGCCCTCCGTCTGCGTGGAGTGGGAGGCGGCCGCGGAACCCGCACGCGCGGCCGGGATCCGTACCGCCTTCGCCCGTACCGGCCTGGTCGTCGCCCGCGAGGGCGGGGCCTGGGGGAAGCTGTTCCCCATCTTCAGGGCGGGAGTCGGCGGCCGGCTCGGCAACGGGCGGCAGTACTGGTCGTACATCTCCCTCCATGACGAGATCGCGGCCCTGCGGCACATCATCGACACCCCCGGCATCGAAGGCCCCGTCAACCTCACGGCCCCCGAGCCGCTGACCAACCGCCAGGTCACCGCCGCCATGGGCCGGGTGCTGCACCGGCCCGCGCTGCTGCCCGTACCCGCCCTGGCCCTGCGCATCGTGCTGGGGGAGTTCGCCGAGGACGTGCTCGGCAGCCAGCGGGCCCGGCCCGCCCGGCTGCTGGAGTCCGGCTTCGTCTTCCGCCACCCCGGCATCGAGGACGCCATCCGCGCCGCCATGTAGCAGTACCTGTCCGGCCGCGCGGCGCGGCTGCCCGGCGTGGCTGTGCGACCAGCGTGCGACCGGTTGTGACCCGGATGCGACCACCGTGCGACCGGAGTTGACCACAATCCCGCAATACCCCGGTCAACTCGGGTTCCCCTGGAGTCGGTTGGGGGAAGGAGGTCGAGACACAGCCGCGCCGACCTCGGGGAGGGGCACGTGCTCAGCAGCTCACACCATTCCGCACACCATGCGGACGTCGTCATCGTAGGAGCCGGAGTCTCAGGACTCGCGGCCGCGCACCACCTGATCGCAGCGGGGGTAACGGTCACCGTCCTGGAGGCGTCGGGCGACCCCGGCGGCCGGATGGCCACCGTGTCGGCCGACGGGTTCCGGCTGGACCGGATCGGCCAGTTGCTCAACACCTCGTACCCGGAACTCGAAAGCACTCCGGGTCTGGCAGGCCTGCCCCTGCGCAACTTCGCGCCCGGGGTCCTGGTCCACACCGACGGCAAACAGCTCCGGGCCGGAGCCCTCACCCCGGCCCGCGCCCTGGCCAGCGGCTCCCTCGACCAGGCCCGGCTCAGCGCCGCGCTCGGCCGGCTCGCCGCCCTGCCCGAGGAACGCCTGCTCGCCCGGCCCGAACGCACCGCACTGGCCGCCCTGCGCTCCCGCGGCCTGCCACCGCGCACCGCGGCCGGCGTGCTCCGGCCGCTGCTCTCGACCCTGCTCCGCGATCCGGCACTCACCACCTCCAGCCGGGTCGCCGACCTGGCCCTGCGCACCTTCGCCCGCGGCCGCCTCGCCGTGCCCGAGGGGGGAGCCGCGGCCCTGCCCGACCGGCTCGCCGCCGGCCTGCCGCCCGGCACCGTCCGCACCGGGGTCCGGGTCCGGTCGGTGGCGACCAACCTGGTCACCACCGAGGAGCACGGCGACTTCAGCTGCCGCTCCGTCCTCCTGGCCACTGGGGCCCGCGCCGCCGCCGAACTCCTGCCCGGCCTGCGCGTGCCCGCCTTCCACGAGGTCACCGTCCTGCACCACGCCACCGCCGCACCCCTGCCCTGGGACGGCTCGCTGCTCCTGGACGGCGACCCCAAGTGGCCCGTCTCCCACACCACCGTGATGAGCGCGGTCGACCCGACACGGGCCCCGGCCGGGCGGAGCCTGGTCACCACCACCGTGCTCGGCCCGCCGCCACCCCCGCGTACGGTCGCCTCACGGCTCGCCCGGCTCTACGACACCGCCACCCGCGACTGGCAGCTCCTGGCCGTCCACCACACCCCGGAGGCCGTCCCCGCCATGCCCCCGCCCTACGACGTACGGCGCCCGGTGCGCGTCCTGGCCGGGCTGTACGTGTGCGGGGACCACCGCGACACCAACACCGTCCAGGGCGCGCTGCACTCGGCCCGCCGCGCCACCACCGCCGTCCTGCGAGACTTCGGCATCCCGCTCCCGGCCGCCCGGGAGCCCGCACTCCCGGTGGCGGCCTGAGAACCACCAAGTGAGGGGCCCGGCACCCTGCGGGGAGCCGGGCCCCGGGTTCACGACAAGGCCGCCACCCGGTCCCGGTACGTCCGCACGGCCGAGGCGTCCCGGTACGGCTCCAGCCGCCGCTCGAAGTCCCGTACGTACTCCACTGCCCGCACCGACCGCATCTCCATCGCCTGCTGCGCCGCCTCCGCTCCCAGCGCGCACGCCTGGTCCAGCTCGCCCAGCCCCAGCCGGGCCGTGGCCAGCACCACCCGGCAGAACAGCCGGGACCGCGCGTAGGCCGGCGCCCGCAACTGGAGCGACCGCTCCGCGTGCTGCGCCGAGGCCCGGTACTGCTGGAGGTCCCGGTGGCAGTGCCCGAACTCGTCCGCCAGCTGCGCCTCGTCGAAGTACCGCGCCCAGTGCGGCACGTCGTCCCCGGGCCGGGCCGCGCCCAGCGCCCGCTCGGCCCGCACCAGCGAGGCCGTCGACGCCCGCACCTCGCCGAGGACCGCGTGCCCCCGCGCCTCCGCCGAGTGCAGCAGCGCCTGCACCACCGGCGGGGGACCCGAGCCGACGCCCTGCTGGGCGACGCGGGCCAGTTGCACCGCCTCCCGGCCGTGGCCCAGGTAGACCGCCTGCCGGCTCATGGTGACCAGCACGTACGAGCCGTACGGTCGGTCCCCGGCGGCCTGGGCGAGCCGCAGCGCCTGCACGAAGTACCGCTGGGCGAGACCGTGCGCGGCGATGTCGTACGAGGTCCAGCCCGCGAGCCGGGTCAGGTCGGCGGCGGCCGAGAACAGCCGTCGCCCGGTGGTCTCCCCGTAGGTCCCCCGGAGCATCGGCTCGGCCTCGTGCTCCAGGTACCGGACCAGGGCCTGCCGGGCGTGCCCGCCGCCGTAGGCGTGGTCCAGGGCGCGGAAGAGCTCGCTCACCGAGCGCAGCGCCGCGATGTCCCCGCCCGTCACCCGTTGCCCGGGCCCCCGGTCGATCTGCCGCTGCCGGGGCACCGAGGATCGCCCCTGCACCGGAACCCGGGCCGCCACCGGGTCCGTGCCCCGCCCCACCCGTTCATCGGCCCGCCCGATCAGCCAGTCCCGGCTGGGCACGACCAGCCCGGCCGGGGTGAAGGCGATCTTCCGGAGCTCGGCGTGGGATCCGGAGTCCTTGCGCCACAGGCCGCTGGCGATGTCCACGGCCTCCTCCGGGGTCGCCGCGAACTCCAGGCCCGCGTAGACGGGCGCGCAGGCGTCCAGGCCCAGATCCTGCGCGGAGAGCCGCCGCCCGAGCCGCCGGGTGAAGACCTCGGCGATCAGCGCGGGGGTGGTCCCGCGCGGCTGCTGCCCGCGCAGCCATCGGGTCACGGAGGTTTTGTCGTACCGCAGATCGAGACCGTGTTCCAGGCCGAGCTGATCGACGCGGCGGGCTAGCCCGGCGTTGGAGAACCCGGCTTCCGCGATCAGCGCCGCGAGCTGCCGGTTGGGGACGCGCTGGGCAGGTCGTTCCG is a genomic window containing:
- a CDS encoding PP2C family protein-serine/threonine phosphatase, whose amino-acid sequence is MRRGREEPGRLHGEPPPRWARIAPAAALVGLVLAQLLTPGDVELGFFLAGLPPVAAFAYGPGGTAIFAAIVLVLLGAPSLGIGHARGTDLATVAVIGLLSVVIAWVRRRRDAQLVSVRTVAEAAQLAVLPPLAERVGPVRCSGLYRAAQRGTLVGGDLYDVRAGPYGVRALVGDVQGHGLAAVGTVAALLGAFREAVLDDAELAAVAARLNRRLASDAAAAPDGHPELFATALLLEFPPGLDLVRIVSCGHPPALRLRGPAVDEVAVDPGPPLGLGLAGPAPPTVAELTVRAGDRFLLHTDGVTEARDAAGHFYPLAARLPVVTRDPEGLVRAVWRDLAAFTDGGPRDDVALLLLTLDGPE
- a CDS encoding VIT1/CCC1 transporter family protein encodes the protein MTEDDASGEPGRKAPTRAHLEAHGGGSSGDGSQSAEISTRLNWLRAGVLGANDGIISTAGLVVGVAGATTSRAAILAAGVAGLLAGSLSMAAGEYVSVSSQRDSEQAALELERRELAEEPEAELEELTDLLAARGLSRRLAREAAEQLTERDALRAHARVELGINPDELANPWHAAFASFVAFTVGALLPLLAIVLTDASVRVPVTAAAVLAALTLCGVISSRLGGAPALRAVLRNVAGGALAMAVTYAVGTWLGTTA
- a CDS encoding TIGR01777 family oxidoreductase codes for the protein MRIAVTGSTGLIGSALVRSLRADGHEVVRFVRRPPASGDEARWDPAGGYVDPAGLAGCAAVVHLAGAGVGEHRWTSAYKKEIRDSRVLGTAALARALAALGEPPAVFVSGSAVGYYGDTGDRAVDEDAPAGHGFLPSVCVEWEAAAEPARAAGIRTAFARTGLVVAREGGAWGKLFPIFRAGVGGRLGNGRQYWSYISLHDEIAALRHIIDTPGIEGPVNLTAPEPLTNRQVTAAMGRVLHRPALLPVPALALRIVLGEFAEDVLGSQRARPARLLESGFVFRHPGIEDAIRAAM
- a CDS encoding NAD(P)/FAD-dependent oxidoreductase, with protein sequence MLSSSHHSAHHADVVIVGAGVSGLAAAHHLIAAGVTVTVLEASGDPGGRMATVSADGFRLDRIGQLLNTSYPELESTPGLAGLPLRNFAPGVLVHTDGKQLRAGALTPARALASGSLDQARLSAALGRLAALPEERLLARPERTALAALRSRGLPPRTAAGVLRPLLSTLLRDPALTTSSRVADLALRTFARGRLAVPEGGAAALPDRLAAGLPPGTVRTGVRVRSVATNLVTTEEHGDFSCRSVLLATGARAAAELLPGLRVPAFHEVTVLHHATAAPLPWDGSLLLDGDPKWPVSHTTVMSAVDPTRAPAGRSLVTTTVLGPPPPPRTVASRLARLYDTATRDWQLLAVHHTPEAVPAMPPPYDVRRPVRVLAGLYVCGDHRDTNTVQGALHSARRATTAVLRDFGIPLPAAREPALPVAA
- a CDS encoding regulator; translation: MTERPAQRVPNRQLAALIAEAGFSNAGLARRVDQLGLEHGLDLRYDKTSVTRWLRGQQPRGTTPALIAEVFTRRLGRRLSAQDLGLDACAPVYAGLEFAATPEEAVDIASGLWRKDSGSHAELRKIAFTPAGLVVPSRDWLIGRADERVGRGTDPVAARVPVQGRSSVPRQRQIDRGPGQRVTGGDIAALRSVSELFRALDHAYGGGHARQALVRYLEHEAEPMLRGTYGETTGRRLFSAAADLTRLAGWTSYDIAAHGLAQRYFVQALRLAQAAGDRPYGSYVLVTMSRQAVYLGHGREAVQLARVAQQGVGSGPPPVVQALLHSAEARGHAVLGEVRASTASLVRAERALGAARPGDDVPHWARYFDEAQLADEFGHCHRDLQQYRASAQHAERSLQLRAPAYARSRLFCRVVLATARLGLGELDQACALGAEAAQQAMEMRSVRAVEYVRDFERRLEPYRDASAVRTYRDRVAALS